In Pseudomonas sp. MM213, a genomic segment contains:
- a CDS encoding class 1 fructose-bisphosphatase — MSRVTLSRYLIEQTRSNNTPADLRFLIEVVARACKEISHAVSKGALGGVLGSMGTENVQGEVQKKLDVMSNDILLEANEWGGHLAGMASEEMDNAYQIPGKYPKGAYLLVFDPLDGSSNIDINAPVGTIFSVLRCPNEYLTQNEPLNEKAFLQPGAQQVAAGYAIYGPQTMLVLTLGNGVKGFTLDREMGSFVLTHEDITIPESTQEFAINASNQRHWEAPVQRYVSELLAGDEGPLKKNYNMRWVAAMVADVHRILTRGGLFMYPRDSREPSKPGKLRLMYEANPMSFLVEQAGGASTDGHQRILDIQPEGLHQRVAVFLGSKEEVARVTAYHKE, encoded by the coding sequence ATGTCCCGCGTTACCCTGAGTCGCTATTTGATTGAGCAGACACGTAGCAACAACACCCCTGCCGATCTGCGTTTCCTGATCGAAGTGGTGGCGCGCGCCTGTAAAGAAATCAGCCACGCCGTCTCCAAAGGCGCCCTGGGTGGTGTTCTGGGCAGCATGGGCACTGAAAACGTCCAAGGTGAAGTGCAGAAGAAGCTGGACGTGATGTCCAACGACATCCTGCTCGAAGCCAACGAATGGGGCGGTCACCTGGCCGGCATGGCGTCCGAAGAAATGGACAATGCCTACCAGATCCCGGGCAAATACCCGAAAGGCGCGTACCTGCTGGTATTCGACCCGCTGGACGGTTCGTCGAACATCGACATCAACGCGCCGGTCGGTACGATCTTCTCGGTGCTGCGTTGCCCGAACGAATACCTGACCCAGAACGAGCCTTTGAACGAAAAGGCCTTCCTGCAGCCAGGCGCTCAGCAGGTTGCCGCCGGTTACGCGATCTACGGCCCACAGACCATGCTGGTACTGACCCTGGGCAATGGCGTCAAAGGCTTCACCCTGGACCGTGAAATGGGCAGCTTCGTACTGACCCACGAAGACATCACGATCCCTGAGTCTACTCAGGAATTCGCGATCAACGCCTCCAACCAGCGTCACTGGGAAGCTCCGGTACAGCGTTACGTCAGCGAATTGCTGGCTGGCGATGAAGGCCCGTTGAAAAAGAACTACAACATGCGCTGGGTTGCCGCGATGGTTGCCGACGTGCACCGCATCCTGACCCGTGGCGGTCTGTTCATGTACCCACGCGACAGCCGTGAGCCATCGAAGCCGGGCAAACTGCGTTTGATGTACGAAGCCAACCCGATGTCGTTCCTGGTTGAACAGGCGGGCGGCGCGTCCACCGACGGCCACCAGCGCATCCTCGACATTCAACCGGAAGGCCTGCACCAGCGCGTAGCGGTGTTCCTCGGTTCGAAAGAAGAAGTCGCACGCGTCACGGCTTACCACAAGGAATAA
- a CDS encoding DUF924 family protein produces the protein MTAPWQPLLEWWFGNSESPNEVAAEKGRLWFGKHDSQDLEAQTRFGDWVEQALAGGLTDWAQRPEGWLALVLLLDQLPRMIFRETPKSFSGDLRAQALVAQGIAADFDRQLRPIQRVFIYLVFEHCENLAVQNEAVSRYIDLVAQQPEGDRKLFSNYLGYAEKHQQVIARFGRFPHRNAVLGRESTAEELAFLSQPGSRF, from the coding sequence ATGACTGCGCCCTGGCAGCCGTTGCTCGAATGGTGGTTCGGAAATTCCGAATCGCCGAACGAAGTAGCGGCTGAGAAGGGCAGGTTATGGTTCGGCAAGCACGACAGCCAGGACCTCGAAGCGCAGACGCGTTTCGGGGACTGGGTCGAGCAGGCACTGGCCGGCGGATTGACTGACTGGGCGCAACGCCCGGAAGGTTGGCTGGCCTTGGTGCTGCTGCTCGATCAACTACCGCGAATGATCTTTCGCGAAACACCCAAATCCTTTTCCGGCGATCTCAGGGCTCAGGCACTGGTGGCGCAAGGCATTGCTGCGGATTTTGATCGACAGTTGCGGCCGATTCAGCGGGTGTTCATCTATCTGGTGTTCGAGCACTGCGAGAATCTGGCGGTGCAGAATGAGGCCGTCTCACGCTATATCGATCTGGTGGCGCAACAGCCAGAGGGCGACCGGAAACTCTTTAGCAATTATCTGGGCTACGCCGAGAAGCACCAGCAGGTGATTGCGCGGTTTGGACGGTTTCCGCATCGCAATGCGGTGTTGGGAAGGGAGTCTACGGCGGAGGAGTTGGCGTTTCTTTCGCAGCCTGGCTCAAGGTTCTAA
- a CDS encoding methyl-accepting chemotaxis protein gives MFNSDQQASRTSSVAAAINELGAAAQEIAQNAALASQHSSDARALAEDGQQVVDKTIAAMQQLSAKISDSCGNIETLNSNTVNIGQILEVITSISQQTNLLALNAAIEAARAGEAGRGFAVVADEVRNLAHRTQDSAQQVQKMIEELQVGAREAVSTMTDSQRQSESSVGIANQAGERLGSVTQRIGEIDGMNQSVATATEEQTAVVESINVDITEINTLNQEGVENLQATLRACSDLEQQAARLKQLVGSFRI, from the coding sequence ATGTTCAACTCCGATCAGCAAGCCTCGCGCACCAGCAGCGTGGCCGCCGCCATCAATGAACTGGGCGCAGCCGCTCAGGAAATCGCCCAGAACGCCGCCCTCGCCTCGCAGCATTCCAGCGATGCACGCGCCTTGGCCGAAGACGGTCAGCAAGTGGTGGATAAAACCATCGCGGCGATGCAGCAGCTCTCGGCGAAGATCAGCGATTCGTGCGGCAACATTGAGACGCTCAACAGCAACACGGTGAACATTGGGCAGATTCTGGAAGTGATCACCAGCATCTCGCAGCAGACCAACCTGTTGGCGCTGAACGCCGCCATCGAAGCCGCCCGTGCCGGTGAAGCCGGGCGCGGTTTTGCCGTGGTCGCAGACGAAGTGCGCAACCTCGCCCACCGCACCCAGGACTCGGCGCAGCAAGTGCAGAAGATGATCGAGGAACTGCAAGTCGGTGCCCGTGAAGCGGTGAGCACCATGACCGACAGCCAGCGTCAGAGTGAAAGCAGCGTTGGGATCGCCAATCAGGCGGGCGAGCGTCTGGGTAGCGTGACACAGCGGATTGGCGAGATCGACGGGATGAACCAGTCCGTGGCCACGGCGACGGAGGAGCAGACTGCGGTGGTGGAGTCGATCAATGTCGACATTACCGAGATCAACACGCTGAATCAGGAAGGGGTGGAGAACCTGCAGGCGACGTTGCGGGCGTGTTCCGATCTGGAGCAGCAGGCGGCGCGTCTTAAGCAGTTGGTCGGTAGCTTCAGGATTTAA
- a CDS encoding lipocalin family protein, with amino-acid sequence MKRLLILLFASLVLAGCATSGENPLAPKTVNSVNLKKYQGTWYELARLPMYFQRNCAQSEAHYTLKPDGNILVLNRCLTADWQWEEAKGTAYPQVPGKTDKLWVEFDTWFSRLIPGVAKGEYWVLFVSDDYKTAIVGDPSRRYLWLLSRTPTVNGVVREELLSKARQQGYDTTRLIWRATDTQMAKTSN; translated from the coding sequence ATGAAGCGGTTATTGATCCTCCTTTTTGCCAGCCTGGTATTGGCCGGCTGCGCCACTTCTGGTGAAAATCCGTTGGCGCCGAAAACGGTCAACAGCGTCAATCTCAAGAAGTACCAAGGGACCTGGTACGAGTTGGCGCGTCTGCCGATGTATTTCCAGCGCAACTGTGCGCAATCCGAAGCGCATTACACGCTCAAGCCGGACGGTAACATCCTGGTGCTGAATCGCTGCCTGACGGCGGATTGGCAATGGGAAGAGGCCAAGGGCACGGCTTATCCACAGGTGCCGGGCAAGACCGACAAGTTGTGGGTCGAGTTCGATACCTGGTTTTCGCGGTTGATACCGGGCGTGGCGAAGGGCGAGTACTGGGTGTTGTTCGTCAGCGACGACTACAAGACTGCGATCGTCGGCGACCCGAGCCGCCGCTATCTGTGGCTGCTGTCGCGAACCCCGACGGTCAACGGTGTAGTGCGCGAAGAACTGCTGAGCAAGGCGCGTCAGCAGGGGTATGACACCACGCGGCTGATCTGGCGTGCGACGGATACGCAGATGGCCAAGACCTCGAATTGA
- a CDS encoding formimidoylglutamate deiminase: protein MSAFFAERALLPSGWANNVRLEVSADGVLTHIQADSHADGAERLSGPLLPGMPNLHSHAFQRAMAGLAEVAGNPNDSFWTWRDLMYRLVGKISPDQLGVIARQLYIEMLKAGYTSVAEFHYVHHDTSGQPYADPAELALRISQAASSAGIGLTLLPVLYSHSGFGGQTPNDGQRRFINSTENYLKLQSRLQPILAQQPAQSLGLCFHSLRAVTPQQISEVLAASDKQCPVHIHIAEQQKEVDDCLSWSGRRPLQWLYENTEVDQRWCLVHATHANPEEVTLMAKSRAIAGLCLTTEANLGDGIFPAVDFLAQGGRMGIGSDSHVSLSVVEELRWLEYGQRLRDQRRNRLYGADQPMVGRTLYDAALDGGAQAMGQPIGALEVGKRADWLVLDGNDPYLATASGDGILNRWLFAGGDRQVRDVLVNGQWVVRDGRHAAEEESNRAFTQVLRDLLG, encoded by the coding sequence ATGTCCGCCTTCTTTGCCGAACGCGCGCTGCTGCCTAGTGGATGGGCCAACAATGTACGTCTTGAGGTCAGCGCCGACGGCGTTTTGACCCATATCCAGGCCGATTCCCACGCAGATGGTGCCGAACGGCTAAGCGGTCCGCTGCTGCCAGGCATGCCGAATCTGCACTCACACGCGTTCCAGCGAGCGATGGCCGGGCTGGCGGAAGTGGCCGGTAATCCGAACGACAGTTTCTGGACCTGGCGCGATTTGATGTACCGTCTCGTCGGAAAAATCAGCCCGGATCAACTCGGCGTGATCGCCCGGCAGCTGTACATCGAAATGCTCAAGGCCGGTTACACCTCGGTGGCGGAATTTCATTACGTGCACCACGACACAAGCGGCCAACCCTATGCAGATCCGGCCGAACTGGCGCTACGCATCAGCCAGGCGGCCAGTTCCGCCGGTATCGGTTTGACCCTGCTGCCGGTGCTCTACAGCCATTCCGGTTTCGGCGGCCAGACGCCGAACGACGGCCAGCGTCGCTTTATCAACAGCACTGAAAACTACCTCAAGCTCCAGTCGCGCTTGCAGCCGATCCTGGCGCAGCAACCGGCGCAATCGCTGGGTCTGTGTTTCCACTCGTTGCGTGCGGTAACACCGCAGCAGATCAGCGAAGTGCTGGCGGCCAGCGACAAGCAGTGCCCGGTGCACATTCACATCGCCGAGCAGCAGAAGGAAGTCGACGACTGCCTGAGCTGGAGCGGTCGCCGTCCGCTGCAATGGCTGTACGAAAATACCGAAGTCGACCAACGCTGGTGCCTGGTCCACGCGACCCACGCCAACCCGGAAGAAGTCACGCTGATGGCCAAGAGTCGCGCCATTGCCGGTTTGTGCCTGACCACCGAAGCCAACCTCGGCGACGGGATTTTCCCGGCGGTGGACTTCCTCGCTCAAGGCGGGCGCATGGGCATCGGTTCTGACAGCCATGTGTCGCTGAGCGTGGTGGAAGAATTGCGTTGGCTGGAATACGGCCAGCGCCTGCGCGATCAGCGGCGTAACCGGTTGTATGGCGCGGACCAGCCGATGGTCGGCCGTACGCTGTACGACGCGGCACTCGACGGCGGCGCGCAGGCGATGGGGCAGCCGATCGGTGCACTGGAAGTTGGCAAACGGGCAGATTGGCTGGTGCTGGACGGCAACGATCCGTACCTGGCGACCGCCAGTGGTGACGGGATTCTCAATCGTTGGTTGTTTGCCGGCGGCGATCGCCAGGTGCGCGATGTGCTGGTCAATGGCCAGTGGGTTGTGCGCGATGGGCGACATGCCGCAGAAGAAGAAAGTAATCGCGCGTTCACCCAAGTCCTGCGCGATCTTTTGGGTTAA
- the hutC gene encoding histidine utilization repressor — protein MGDSPAPLYARVKQMITQQIDSGNWPPHYRVPSESELVSQLGFSRMTINRALREMTADGLLVRMQGVGTFVAEPKSQSALFEVHNIADEIASRGHRHTCKVITLEEEAAGSERALALDMREGQKVFHSLIVHFENDIPVQIEDRFVNALVAPDYLKQDFTLQTPYAYLNQVAPLTEGEHVVEAILAEASECKLLQIEKGEPCLLIRRRTWSGRQPVTAARLIHPGSRHRLEGRFHK, from the coding sequence ATGGGCGACAGTCCGGCGCCCTTGTACGCCCGCGTCAAACAGATGATCACCCAGCAAATCGACAGTGGAAACTGGCCGCCGCACTACCGCGTTCCGTCGGAAAGCGAGCTGGTCAGCCAACTCGGTTTCAGCCGCATGACCATCAACCGCGCGCTGCGCGAGATGACTGCCGACGGTCTGTTGGTGCGTATGCAAGGCGTCGGCACGTTCGTCGCCGAACCGAAAAGCCAGTCCGCGCTGTTCGAAGTGCACAACATCGCCGACGAAATCGCCTCCCGTGGCCATCGCCATACCTGCAAGGTCATTACCCTTGAAGAAGAGGCCGCCGGTTCCGAGCGCGCCCTGGCGCTGGACATGCGTGAAGGTCAAAAAGTCTTCCACTCGCTGATCGTGCATTTCGAAAACGATATTCCGGTGCAAATCGAAGACCGTTTCGTCAACGCGCTGGTCGCCCCGGACTACCTCAAGCAGGACTTCACCCTGCAAACGCCTTACGCCTATCTGAACCAGGTCGCGCCGCTGACCGAAGGCGAGCATGTGGTCGAGGCGATTCTGGCCGAGGCCAGCGAGTGCAAGTTGCTGCAGATTGAGAAAGGCGAGCCGTGCCTGCTGATTCGTCGCCGCACCTGGTCTGGCCGTCAGCCAGTGACCGCCGCCCGTTTGATCCACCCTGGTTCCCGTCATCGTCTGGAAGGTCGGTTTCATAAATGA
- a CDS encoding HutD/Ves family protein codes for MSQIKVLRAVDYPRMPWKNGGGSTEEITRDAGTGLDGFGWRLSIADIGESGGFSTFTGYERVITVLQGDGMTLRVDGQDTHPLLPLEPFAFSGESQVSCTLLGGPIRDFNLIYAPQRYSARLQWLDGEHRFFSSAGTVLVFSVGEALELQVGNNTQQLGRHDCLQLDGNNGLLEVSSKGPCCVVELTAR; via the coding sequence ATGAGTCAGATAAAGGTTTTACGTGCCGTTGATTACCCGCGCATGCCGTGGAAAAACGGCGGCGGCAGCACTGAAGAAATCACCCGTGATGCGGGTACTGGCCTGGATGGTTTCGGCTGGCGCCTGTCGATTGCCGATATTGGTGAGTCGGGCGGCTTTTCGACGTTCACTGGCTATGAGCGGGTGATCACCGTGCTGCAAGGCGACGGCATGACCTTGCGCGTCGATGGCCAGGACACGCATCCGTTGTTACCGCTGGAACCGTTTGCGTTCAGTGGCGAGAGCCAGGTGTCGTGCACTCTGCTTGGCGGGCCGATTCGCGACTTCAACCTGATTTATGCGCCGCAGCGTTACAGCGCACGGTTGCAGTGGCTGGATGGCGAACATCGGTTTTTCAGTTCGGCGGGCACGGTGTTGGTGTTCAGTGTCGGCGAGGCGCTGGAATTGCAGGTCGGTAACAACACCCAGCAATTGGGTCGCCATGACTGCCTGCAACTCGACGGTAATAACGGCCTGCTGGAAGTCTCCAGTAAAGGCCCATGCTGTGTGGTCGAGCTGACTGCACGCTGA
- the hutU gene encoding urocanate hydratase — protein sequence MTDNTQKPTKFRDVEIRAARGNKLTAKSWLTEAPLRMLMNNLDPEVAENPKELVVYGGIGRAARNWECYDKIVESLTNLNEDETLLVQSGKPVGVFKTHSNAPRVLIANSNLVPHWASWEHFNELDAKGLAMYGQMTAGSWIYIGSQGIVQGTYETFVEAGRQHYNDDLKGRWVLTAGLGGMGGAQPLAATLAGACSLNIECQQVSIDFRLNSRYVDEQAKDLDDALARIEKYTKEGKAISIALLGNAAEILPELVRRGVRPDMVTDQTSAHDPLNGYLPAGWTWEEYRARAKTEPAAVVKAAKQSMAVHVKAMLDFQKMGIPTFDYGNNIRQMAQEEGVENAFDFPGFVPAYIRPLFCRGIGPFRWAALSGNAEDIYKTDAKVKELIPDDAHLHNWLDMARERISFQGLPARICWVGLGLRAKLGLAFNEMVRSGELSAPIVIGRDHLDSGSVSSPNRETESMQDGSDAVSDWPLLNALLNTASGATWVSLHHGGGVGMGFSQHSGMVIVCDGTDEAAERIARVLHNDPATGVMRHADAGYQIAIDCAKEQGLNLPMITGK from the coding sequence GTGACTGACAATACCCAGAAACCTACTAAGTTTCGTGACGTTGAAATCCGTGCCGCCCGCGGTAATAAGCTGACCGCCAAGAGCTGGCTGACCGAAGCGCCGCTGCGCATGCTGATGAACAACCTCGACCCGGAAGTCGCCGAGAACCCTAAAGAGCTGGTGGTTTACGGTGGTATCGGTCGTGCGGCGCGTAACTGGGAATGCTACGACAAAATTGTCGAAAGCCTGACCAACCTGAACGAAGACGAGACCCTGCTGGTGCAATCCGGCAAGCCGGTCGGCGTGTTCAAGACCCACAGCAACGCTCCACGCGTACTGATTGCCAACTCCAACCTGGTGCCACACTGGGCGAGCTGGGAACACTTCAACGAACTCGACGCCAAAGGCCTGGCCATGTACGGCCAGATGACCGCCGGCAGCTGGATCTACATCGGTAGCCAGGGCATCGTTCAAGGCACCTACGAAACCTTCGTCGAAGCCGGTCGCCAACACTACAACGATGACCTCAAAGGTCGTTGGGTCCTGACCGCAGGCCTGGGCGGCATGGGCGGCGCTCAACCTCTGGCTGCAACCCTGGCCGGCGCTTGCTCGCTGAACATCGAATGCCAACAGGTCAGCATCGACTTCCGTTTGAACAGCCGCTACGTCGACGAGCAAGCCAAAGACCTCGACGACGCTCTGGCCCGCATCGAGAAATACACCAAGGAAGGCAAAGCGATTTCCATCGCCCTGCTGGGTAACGCTGCTGAAATCCTGCCGGAACTGGTCCGCCGCGGTGTGCGTCCGGACATGGTCACCGACCAGACCAGCGCCCACGACCCGCTCAACGGTTACCTGCCGGCCGGCTGGACCTGGGAAGAGTACCGCGCTCGTGCCAAGACCGAGCCTGCTGCCGTGGTGAAAGCCGCCAAGCAATCGATGGCCGTGCACGTTAAAGCGATGCTGGATTTCCAGAAAATGGGCATCCCGACTTTCGACTACGGCAACAACATCCGTCAGATGGCCCAGGAAGAAGGCGTGGAAAACGCATTCGACTTCCCAGGCTTCGTACCAGCTTACATCCGTCCGCTGTTCTGCCGTGGTATCGGCCCGTTCCGTTGGGCTGCACTGTCGGGCAACGCCGAAGACATCTACAAAACCGACGCCAAGGTCAAAGAACTGATCCCGGACGACGCCCACCTGCACAACTGGCTGGACATGGCGCGCGAGCGCATCAGCTTCCAGGGTCTGCCGGCGCGTATCTGCTGGGTTGGCCTGGGCCTGCGCGCCAAGCTTGGCCTGGCGTTCAACGAAATGGTACGCAGCGGTGAATTGTCCGCGCCAATCGTGATCGGCCGCGACCACCTGGACTCCGGTTCGGTGTCGAGCCCGAACCGCGAAACCGAATCGATGCAAGACGGTTCCGATGCCGTGTCCGACTGGCCACTGCTCAACGCCCTGCTCAACACCGCGAGCGGCGCGACCTGGGTTTCCCTGCATCACGGCGGCGGCGTCGGCATGGGCTTCTCCCAGCATTCCGGCATGGTGATTGTCTGCGACGGTACTGACGAAGCGGCCGAGCGTATTGCCCGCGTTCTGCACAACGACCCGGCCACAGGCGTTATGCGTCACGCCGATGCGGGTTACCAGATCGCGATCGACTGCGCCAAGGAACAAGGGCTGAACCTGCCGATGATTACCGGTAAATAA
- a CDS encoding purine-cytosine permease family protein translates to MAVNNDRAGSKPLIEKRSIDYIPEAERHGRLFSQFTLWMGANLQITAIVTGALAVVLGGDVFWSLIGLLIGQLLGGGVMALHAAQGPKLGLPQMISSRVQFGVYGAAIPIVLVCLMYLGFTATGTVLSGQALGQLFGVSDTVGILIFASVIVLVTVLGYRVIHWIGRIASVIGVIAFVYLFSRLMSQTDVGALLQIRHFSWSSFLLAVSLAASWQIAFGPYVADYSRYLPSKTSSVKTFFAAGAGSVIGAQVAMILGVFAAASANGQFAGHEVAYIVGLGGTGATAALLYFSIAFGKVTISTLNSYGSFMCIATIISGFRGDLKVTRLQRLLFVLVIVGAATLMALLGQHSFLGAFKSFILFLLAFFTPWSAINLVDYYCITRERYDVPALSDPNGRYGRWNVLGISVYVFGVLVQLPFISSKFYTGPLVAALGDVDISWIIGLVVPAALYYVCAKKWHGTVPDQLILPVERDVITEQKLNVGRAAAQA, encoded by the coding sequence ATGGCTGTTAACAACGATCGTGCAGGCAGCAAACCGTTGATCGAGAAACGTTCGATCGACTACATCCCGGAAGCGGAAAGACACGGTCGTCTGTTCAGCCAGTTCACGCTGTGGATGGGTGCCAACCTGCAAATCACCGCGATTGTCACCGGGGCCCTGGCCGTGGTGCTGGGCGGTGACGTGTTCTGGTCGTTGATCGGTCTGTTGATCGGTCAACTGCTCGGCGGCGGGGTGATGGCGCTGCACGCTGCGCAAGGGCCCAAGCTTGGCCTGCCGCAGATGATCTCCAGCCGTGTGCAGTTTGGCGTTTATGGCGCGGCGATCCCGATCGTGCTGGTGTGCCTGATGTACCTGGGCTTCACCGCAACGGGTACCGTGCTGTCCGGCCAGGCGCTGGGCCAGTTGTTTGGCGTCAGTGACACCGTCGGTATCCTCATCTTCGCCAGTGTCATCGTGCTGGTCACGGTGCTGGGGTATCGGGTGATCCACTGGATTGGCCGTATTGCCAGCGTCATTGGTGTGATTGCCTTCGTTTACCTGTTCAGCCGTTTGATGAGCCAGACTGACGTTGGCGCACTCCTGCAAATCCGCCACTTCAGCTGGAGCAGCTTCCTGCTGGCGGTGTCGCTCGCGGCGTCCTGGCAGATCGCCTTTGGTCCTTACGTGGCTGACTATTCACGCTACTTGCCGAGCAAGACTTCCTCGGTGAAAACCTTTTTCGCCGCGGGTGCAGGTTCGGTCATTGGCGCGCAGGTGGCGATGATCCTCGGCGTGTTTGCCGCCGCTTCGGCCAATGGGCAATTCGCCGGTCACGAAGTGGCCTACATCGTGGGTCTGGGTGGTACCGGTGCCACCGCTGCGCTGCTGTACTTCAGCATCGCGTTCGGCAAGGTCACCATCTCCACGCTGAACTCCTACGGCAGCTTCATGTGCATCGCGACCATCATCAGCGGTTTCCGTGGTGACCTGAAAGTAACGCGCTTGCAGCGTCTGCTGTTTGTGCTGGTCATCGTGGGTGCGGCGACCCTGATGGCGTTGCTCGGCCAGCACTCGTTCCTCGGTGCGTTCAAGTCCTTCATCCTGTTCTTGCTGGCGTTCTTTACCCCATGGAGCGCGATCAACCTGGTGGACTACTACTGCATCACCCGCGAGCGCTATGACGTGCCGGCGCTGTCCGATCCGAACGGTCGTTACGGTCGTTGGAACGTTCTGGGTATCAGCGTCTATGTTTTCGGTGTGCTGGTGCAGCTGCCGTTCATCTCCAGCAAGTTCTATACAGGTCCGCTGGTGGCCGCTCTGGGTGATGTGGATATCTCCTGGATCATCGGCCTGGTGGTTCCCGCCGCCCTGTATTACGTGTGTGCAAAAAAATGGCACGGCACAGTGCCCGATCAACTGATCCTGCCGGTCGAGCGGGACGTTATTACCGAACAAAAGCTGAATGTCGGTCGCGCTGCGGCGCAGGCCTGA
- a CDS encoding ABC transporter substrate-binding protein translates to MKSNKTLLTTLLSMGLLASAGATQAAGWCESGKPVKFAGLNWESAMLLTDVLQVVLEKGYDCKTDSLPGNSITMENALSSNDIQVFAEEWVGRSEVWNKAEKAGKVVGVGAPVVGAVEGWYVPRYVIEGDAKRKLEAKAPDLKNIADLGKYAAVFKDAEEPAKGRFYNCPAGWTCELDNSEMLKSYGLESSYTNFRPGTGPALDAAVLSSYKRGEPILFYYWSPTPLMGQVDLVKLEEKPGVDKRVTIKVGLSKTFHEQAPELVAVLEKVNLPIDLLNQNLGRMAKERIESPKLAKIFLKEHPEVWHAWVSEDAAKKIDAAL, encoded by the coding sequence ATGAAATCGAACAAGACCCTGCTGACCACATTGCTTTCCATGGGCCTGCTGGCCAGCGCCGGCGCCACTCAGGCAGCCGGTTGGTGCGAATCGGGCAAACCGGTGAAATTCGCCGGCCTGAACTGGGAAAGCGCCATGCTCCTGACCGACGTGCTGCAAGTCGTGCTGGAGAAAGGCTACGACTGCAAGACCGACAGCCTGCCGGGCAACTCCATCACCATGGAAAACGCCCTGAGCAGCAACGACATTCAAGTGTTTGCCGAAGAATGGGTCGGCCGCAGCGAAGTCTGGAACAAGGCCGAGAAGGCCGGCAAAGTCGTCGGTGTCGGTGCGCCAGTCGTGGGCGCAGTCGAAGGCTGGTACGTGCCGCGCTACGTGATCGAAGGCGACGCCAAGCGCAAACTGGAAGCCAAGGCGCCGGACCTGAAAAACATTGCTGACCTGGGCAAGTATGCCGCCGTGTTCAAGGACGCCGAAGAGCCCGCCAAGGGCCGCTTCTACAACTGCCCGGCGGGCTGGACCTGTGAGCTGGACAACAGCGAAATGCTGAAAAGCTACGGCCTGGAAAGCAGCTACACCAACTTCCGTCCGGGCACCGGCCCGGCACTGGATGCCGCAGTGCTGTCGAGCTACAAGCGTGGCGAGCCGATCCTGTTCTACTACTGGTCGCCAACGCCGCTGATGGGCCAGGTTGACCTGGTGAAACTCGAAGAGAAGCCGGGCGTGGACAAGCGCGTGACCATCAAGGTCGGCCTGTCCAAGACCTTCCATGAGCAAGCCCCGGAACTGGTGGCCGTGCTGGAAAAGGTCAACCTGCCGATCGACCTGCTGAACCAGAACCTCGGGCGTATGGCCAAAGAGCGGATCGAGTCGCCAAAACTGGCCAAGATCTTCTTGAAGGAACATCCTGAAGTCTGGCACGCATGGGTGAGCGAAGACGCAGCCAAAAAGATCGACGCGGCCTTGTAG
- a CDS encoding ABC transporter permease: protein MFPESFTFSIADWVNGWVDSLVTNYGDVFRSISDTLLWAIVNLEGLLRAAPWWLMLAIVAGVAWHATRKVVTTSVIVGLLFLVGAVGLWDKLMQTLALMMVATVISVLIGIPLGILSARSNRLRSVLMPLLDIMQTMPSFVYLIPVLMLFGLGKVPAIFATVIYAAPPLIRLTDLGIRQVDGEVMEAINAFGANRWQQLFGVQLPLALPSIMAGINQTTMMALSMVVIASMIGARGLGEDVLVGIQTLNVGRGLEAGLAIVILAVVIDRITQAYGRARHEVSK from the coding sequence ATGTTTCCCGAAAGCTTTACCTTTTCCATCGCCGACTGGGTCAACGGTTGGGTCGATTCGCTGGTCACCAACTACGGCGATGTGTTCCGCAGCATCTCCGACACCCTGTTGTGGGCCATCGTCAATCTTGAAGGGCTGCTGCGTGCGGCGCCCTGGTGGCTGATGCTGGCGATCGTGGCGGGCGTTGCCTGGCACGCGACCCGCAAGGTCGTGACCACCTCCGTGATCGTCGGTTTGCTGTTCCTGGTGGGCGCGGTCGGCCTCTGGGACAAGCTGATGCAGACCCTCGCGCTGATGATGGTCGCGACGGTCATTTCGGTGCTGATCGGCATTCCGCTGGGCATTCTCTCGGCACGCAGCAATCGCCTGCGTTCGGTGCTGATGCCGTTGCTGGACATCATGCAGACCATGCCGAGCTTCGTGTACCTGATCCCGGTGCTGATGCTGTTTGGCCTGGGCAAGGTCCCGGCGATTTTCGCCACCGTGATCTACGCCGCGCCGCCGCTGATCCGCCTGACTGATCTGGGCATCCGCCAGGTCGACGGTGAAGTGATGGAAGCGATCAACGCCTTCGGTGCCAACCGCTGGCAGCAACTGTTTGGCGTGCAATTGCCGCTGGCCCTGCCGAGCATCATGGCCGGGATCAACCAGACCACCATGATGGCCCTGTCGATGGTGGTGATTGCCTCGATGATCGGTGCCCGTGGCCTGGGTGAAGATGTGTTGGTGGGGATTCAGACCCTCAACGTCGGACGCGGCCTTGAAGCCGGTCTGGCGATCGTGATTCTGGCAGTGGTGATCGACCGCATTACACAGGCGTACGGTCGTGCACGGCATGAGGTGAGCAAATGA